One segment of Paenibacillus rhizovicinus DNA contains the following:
- a CDS encoding SDR family oxidoreductase, translating into MNAAMNKAVLITPSGKPFEREVLNGLLERGCSVALPVADAEEANGYMEGLSESNRSRFIPLIGASDDEAGIVETVGRAIRHMGGLDMLIHGAAIVDEDACYDADPAAFGRQTSAALRSRMLYSRAAAAHMARDKKGHIAFLLLADSLYYADYPSSPVLNHGTIAMMKTLAKELSPFRIAVNAVTCGCYADPEERTDRKALKQKLEIHALKPYLPQPQELVAASLDWLLHVPERLVSGQNMHIGAGMDTFI; encoded by the coding sequence ATGAATGCTGCGATGAATAAGGCGGTCTTGATTACGCCATCCGGCAAGCCGTTCGAGCGGGAAGTGCTGAACGGTCTGCTGGAGCGGGGCTGTTCGGTTGCTTTGCCGGTCGCGGATGCCGAAGAGGCGAATGGGTATATGGAAGGATTGAGCGAATCGAACCGCTCGCGGTTCATTCCGTTGATCGGCGCCTCGGACGACGAGGCGGGAATCGTGGAAACGGTCGGCCGGGCCATTCGTCATATGGGCGGACTGGATATGCTGATCCACGGCGCGGCGATCGTAGACGAAGACGCTTGTTACGACGCCGATCCCGCAGCCTTCGGCCGGCAGACGTCGGCCGCGCTTCGCTCCCGCATGCTCTACAGCCGTGCGGCTGCCGCGCATATGGCTAGGGATAAGAAGGGGCATATCGCCTTCCTCCTGCTCGCGGACAGTCTGTATTACGCGGACTATCCGTCTTCGCCGGTCTTGAACCATGGCACGATCGCCATGATGAAGACGCTGGCGAAGGAGCTGTCGCCGTTCCGAATCGCGGTCAATGCCGTTACGTGCGGCTGTTATGCGGATCCGGAGGAGCGGACGGATCGGAAAGCGCTGAAGCAGAAGCTGGAAATCCATGCGCTGAAGCCGTACTTGCCGCAGCCGCAGGAGCTGGTTGCCGCTTCGCTCGACTGGCTGCTCCATGTACCCGAGCGTCTCGTAAGCGGGCAGAACATGCATATCGGGGCGGGGATGGATACCTTTATTTAA
- a CDS encoding GNAT family N-acetyltransferase — protein MLIVKRLDPAACMPYETLTYHYARSLLYREDGGRTSFAVGAEWTEWSEGTSKAKAVGLVVIHFREDGGNAEVVSVFVKAAYRRQGIGTALLREAERILRDMPCERLSFTYYSGKAITPAVEAFLHREGWSEPVSEGKVYQTDKRIADAAWIRKTAMPKGMRSFYWHEIGPEEKARLLEAEGSLYPAFLSPFKSKLPAEESNSLGLRLHGETVGWCMTYRIADDTVLYDSVYVTPELRLSGCAFMLIAQSISIQLERGIPKAIFAVNNEAPFMRKMLDRWLMPYATGVSERRAAYKTIMTTRGQAHGGSIG, from the coding sequence ATGTTAATCGTCAAGCGGTTGGACCCAGCGGCGTGCATGCCCTATGAGACGCTGACTTATCATTACGCGCGTTCGCTGCTGTACCGGGAGGATGGAGGCCGGACGAGCTTCGCCGTCGGGGCGGAATGGACGGAATGGTCGGAAGGGACAAGCAAAGCGAAGGCGGTCGGCCTGGTCGTCATTCATTTCCGGGAGGACGGCGGGAACGCGGAGGTCGTCTCGGTCTTCGTCAAAGCGGCCTATCGCCGGCAAGGCATCGGGACGGCGCTGCTTCGCGAAGCGGAACGGATTCTCCGGGACATGCCATGCGAGCGGCTGTCGTTTACGTATTATTCGGGCAAGGCCATTACGCCTGCCGTGGAAGCTTTTCTGCATCGCGAAGGCTGGTCTGAACCCGTTTCGGAGGGAAAAGTGTACCAGACCGACAAACGCATCGCGGATGCGGCTTGGATTCGGAAGACCGCCATGCCGAAGGGCATGCGTTCCTTCTATTGGCACGAGATCGGCCCGGAGGAGAAGGCGCGCCTGCTGGAAGCGGAGGGCAGCCTGTACCCGGCTTTTCTCTCGCCGTTCAAATCCAAGCTGCCGGCGGAGGAGAGCAACAGCCTCGGCCTGCGGCTTCACGGGGAAACGGTGGGCTGGTGCATGACCTATCGCATCGCCGACGATACCGTGCTCTACGACAGCGTTTATGTAACGCCGGAGCTGCGCTTGTCCGGCTGTGCATTCATGCTGATCGCGCAATCGATCTCCATCCAGCTGGAACGCGGCATCCCCAAAGCGATCTTCGCCGTGAATAACGAAGCGCCGTTCATGCGCAAAATGCTGGATCGCTGGCTTATGCCTTATGCGACGGGCGTTTCGGAGCGACGGGCGGCGTATAAAACAATCATGACGACAAGGGGGCAGGCGCATGGCGGCAGCATTGGATAG
- a CDS encoding ABC transporter substrate-binding protein produces MIAGRGGQPELVAGKMRYPLACLLLCGLMILTACSPSSASNSLSAAKEETNPFVVTTAKRSVTDAELAALPPGMRAIHERGKLRVAMPSADRKPFFYRDDGGRLAGSDVELAADVAAQMGVDVEYVRTASSFDEVVNQVASGQADIALSKLSATLPRAQKVMFSNPYLTLHQGLLLNRLALARLGSASADPMEHLRQTDIRIGVIAGTSYVSYAGLLFPKARIVQFPTPQEAMNAVLRGEVAAIYYDELQLKQLITDNPGDSIDLQLHIMQDQVDLIAVAVPPDDAQLLAWMNLYLQTNQARIDSLLKYYAVK; encoded by the coding sequence ATGATCGCAGGGAGAGGGGGGCAGCCGGAGCTTGTTGCGGGTAAGATGCGCTATCCGTTGGCGTGCCTGCTGCTGTGCGGACTGATGATCCTGACGGCCTGCAGCCCAAGCAGCGCTTCGAACAGTCTCTCCGCTGCGAAGGAAGAGACGAATCCGTTCGTCGTGACGACGGCGAAGCGATCGGTTACGGATGCGGAACTGGCGGCCTTGCCTCCGGGGATGAGAGCCATTCATGAGCGGGGGAAGCTGCGGGTCGCCATGCCTTCAGCCGACCGCAAGCCGTTCTTTTACCGCGATGACGGCGGTCGTCTCGCGGGAAGCGACGTGGAGCTGGCGGCGGATGTCGCGGCCCAAATGGGAGTGGATGTCGAATACGTGCGCACGGCATCTTCCTTCGATGAAGTCGTGAACCAAGTGGCTTCCGGGCAGGCGGACATCGCCTTGTCGAAGCTCAGCGCAACGCTGCCCAGGGCGCAGAAGGTGATGTTCTCGAATCCGTACCTGACGCTGCATCAGGGCCTCCTGCTGAACCGGCTTGCCCTGGCCCGGCTAGGCTCCGCGAGCGCGGACCCGATGGAGCATCTCCGTCAAACGGATATTCGAATCGGCGTCATCGCCGGCACATCGTATGTCAGCTATGCGGGCCTGTTGTTTCCGAAAGCCCGGATCGTCCAGTTTCCGACTCCCCAGGAAGCGATGAATGCAGTGCTCCGGGGAGAGGTTGCGGCGATCTATTACGACGAGCTGCAATTGAAGCAGCTGATTACGGACAATCCGGGCGACTCCATCGACCTGCAGCTGCACATCATGCAGGATCAGGTCGATCTGATCGCGGTGGCCGTGCCGCCGGACGATGCGCAGCTATTGGCGTGGATGAACTTGTATTTGCAAACCAATCAGGCGCGCATCGACAGCCTGTTGAAGTATTACGCAGTGAAATGA
- a CDS encoding dicarboxylate/amino acid:cation symporter, with amino-acid sequence MIRKRISFSLHWLRSIWAIIAAIGAGVMAGLYQPRFAGELIPYGNLYLSFLKMCVIPIMVTAIVSSVGRLFMSKGTGKVLRRMILVFLAGLLLAGILGLGAGLLGKPGEGFSSNQRTVLGQEVLDREPAAESADAAASGNGLLQFVFDLIPSNIFIALGQGNSLQILFFSVVVGIAVGLLSVHSGDQFLFMTDLLFKAFQRIISWAMYVLPFGMFCMMAGQIAGAGADLLLAMVKYIACIYGACLVLLLAGIWIVSAALRRPLLSVVRGLKEPLWIAFGTQNSIATMPYVLETLKSRFRLNANTVNLVVPLGIVLCRYSMVLTYTTGIVFIAQLYGVSLGPQGLLVALFGSILTAVAGAGSPGIVSIAMISLIANPLHLPYATGVILLMAVNPIIDPGVTTASVMMNCVSTVMIAGAEEDAEGTRFDESAKERGSALQTE; translated from the coding sequence GTGATCCGGAAACGCATTTCCTTCTCTCTTCACTGGCTGCGGTCGATATGGGCCATTATCGCGGCCATCGGCGCCGGTGTCATGGCAGGCTTGTATCAGCCTCGTTTTGCCGGGGAGCTGATTCCTTACGGGAACTTATATTTATCCTTTCTGAAAATGTGCGTCATCCCGATCATGGTCACCGCCATCGTATCCAGCGTCGGGCGGCTGTTCATGTCGAAGGGGACGGGCAAGGTGCTGCGGCGGATGATCCTCGTCTTTCTGGCCGGACTGCTCTTGGCCGGCATTCTTGGACTAGGAGCGGGCCTGCTTGGCAAGCCCGGCGAAGGCTTCTCTTCGAATCAGCGTACGGTGCTGGGGCAGGAGGTCTTGGACAGGGAGCCGGCTGCCGAATCGGCGGATGCCGCAGCATCGGGGAACGGACTGCTCCAATTCGTGTTCGACCTCATTCCGTCCAACATCTTCATTGCGCTCGGACAGGGCAACAGCCTGCAAATCCTCTTCTTCTCCGTTGTGGTCGGCATTGCCGTCGGGCTGCTCTCGGTTCACTCGGGCGATCAATTCCTCTTCATGACGGATCTGCTGTTCAAAGCCTTTCAACGCATTATCTCATGGGCGATGTACGTGCTGCCGTTCGGGATGTTCTGCATGATGGCCGGCCAGATCGCCGGCGCGGGGGCAGACCTGCTGCTGGCCATGGTCAAATACATCGCCTGCATCTATGGCGCCTGCCTGGTGCTGCTGCTGGCCGGCATCTGGATCGTGTCGGCTGCGTTAAGGAGGCCGCTTCTATCCGTCGTACGCGGCTTGAAGGAACCGCTCTGGATCGCATTCGGCACGCAGAACAGCATCGCCACGATGCCGTACGTGCTGGAAACGCTGAAGAGCCGATTCAGGCTGAATGCGAATACGGTCAATCTGGTCGTGCCGCTCGGCATCGTGCTATGCCGGTACAGCATGGTGCTGACGTATACGACGGGCATCGTGTTCATTGCGCAATTATACGGCGTATCGTTAGGGCCGCAAGGGCTGCTGGTCGCGTTGTTCGGTTCGATTCTGACGGCTGTCGCCGGTGCGGGGTCTCCGGGCATCGTGTCCATCGCCATGATCTCGCTGATCGCGAATCCGCTGCATCTTCCGTACGCCACGGGGGTCATTCTGTTGATGGCCGTGAATCCCATTATCGACCCCGGCGTGACGACGGCGAGCGTCATGATGAACTGCGTCTCGACCGTCATGATTGCCGGAGCGGAGGAAGATGCGGAAGGAACTCGATTCGACGAGTCGGCTAAGGAGCGCGGCAGTGCTTTGCAAACGGAATAA
- the acpS gene encoding holo-ACP synthase — protein sequence MILGVGMDLVDIDRFHKMANENEWLSERLLTDNENMAFMALTHPHRRAEWLAGRFAAKEALMKALGLALPKGIGMRDIEVLPDHWGKPVIVLSQAVHRQMNVPYVCHLSITHTATTAGAVVVVEQRMDV from the coding sequence GTGATTCTAGGTGTCGGCATGGATCTCGTGGACATCGACCGGTTCCATAAGATGGCGAACGAGAATGAGTGGCTGTCGGAGCGCTTGTTGACGGACAACGAAAATATGGCTTTTATGGCGCTGACCCATCCGCATCGCCGCGCGGAATGGCTCGCCGGCCGTTTTGCGGCTAAGGAAGCGCTCATGAAGGCGCTCGGCTTGGCGCTGCCGAAGGGGATCGGCATGCGGGATATCGAGGTGCTGCCCGATCACTGGGGCAAACCGGTGATCGTGCTGTCTCAGGCCGTCCACAGGCAAATGAACGTCCCGTACGTCTGCCATCTTAGCATTACTCATACGGCAACGACTGCTGGGGCGGTCGTCGTCGTCGAGCAGAGGATGGACGTATGA
- a CDS encoding phosphopantetheine-binding protein, whose translation MKNWSTISLEEIKETVKQKLLIERLELEDVTAADIDDDMPLFGEGLGLDSVEAFEIMVGLEVVFGVMVEGIAADQLKEHLYNASSIAKFIEASVREQAELRPAAGSL comes from the coding sequence ATGAAGAACTGGAGCACGATTTCATTGGAGGAGATCAAGGAGACGGTGAAGCAGAAGCTGCTGATCGAGCGGCTGGAGCTGGAAGACGTGACGGCGGCGGACATCGATGACGACATGCCTTTGTTCGGAGAAGGCCTCGGGCTCGATTCGGTCGAAGCGTTCGAGATCATGGTGGGGCTGGAGGTCGTGTTCGGCGTCATGGTCGAGGGCATTGCCGCGGATCAATTGAAGGAGCATTTGTACAATGCGTCTTCCATCGCCAAGTTCATCGAAGCCAGCGTCCGGGAGCAGGCCGAGCTTCGGCCGGCGGCCGGAAGCCTATGA
- a CDS encoding beta-ketoacyl-[acyl-carrier-protein] synthase family protein, with the protein MAAALDRRRVAITGMGILGALGDTFEDVLSRMREGETGIGPIGRFPTARLHSGIGAELRTDKAATFFTEAQRQKYDLCAQYAIMAADQALRDSGLPRGPAKGTRMGAALGTCNGGILSLEAQWTVTELDDERTGRYPFYQQGDDVADYFRLNGPVTTIHTACAASGNAIGYAYDMIRWGYADTMLAGGSDPLSHAVYAGFNVLRALNPAPASPFASHFGLSLGEGAAFVVLEPLERALERGATIYAELCGYGLSNDAYHETAPDPEGRGIGTAAAMALRHSGVSPSQIEYINAHGTGTQANDQAEIKGLRSVFGERLDGIPLSSSKAYFGHALGAAAVIELTTSLYAIRHGLLPATLHYDEPRAGCEGLNIIANDMAEGKPRFIMNNNSAFGGHNSSIVAKTSLADDEAAVVSAYNPKRRIGIVGIGAVIGSSVRQGSVSDPIRRADQDAAELPKAGACTFSLKAFDPSRYERRMNRLCQFSIGAVRTAIADAGWADGGQALDGPPERAIGFICGTSRGSTDSIGKFLNSVFMNGPEFASSIYFPYTVINSIAGKTAEKLALGGFSSSLSSGGAEGIMAAAYACGSIRSGVHDRFLIAAGEERSGLSEQIDRAKGLTESRFRPLEGSVCLALTDLDVALQGGQPVMAELQGFGMAYGEGALAAAIDGALTEAGLLPEQVEGVLLDGAGRPGEWEAQLQIVRARLAGPDILIESVNERYGYGESVGSMLALEAAAEWVKPGAMRHVLAIGISVNGNAAAAVIGAVDKQSDEAEEIA; encoded by the coding sequence ATGGCGGCAGCATTGGATAGACGGCGCGTCGCGATTACCGGCATGGGCATTCTCGGCGCCCTCGGCGATACCTTCGAAGACGTGCTATCCCGCATGCGGGAAGGCGAGACGGGCATCGGACCGATCGGGCGGTTTCCGACGGCCCGGCTGCACAGCGGGATCGGCGCCGAGCTGAGAACGGACAAGGCGGCGACGTTCTTCACGGAGGCGCAGCGGCAGAAGTACGATCTCTGCGCGCAGTACGCGATCATGGCCGCGGATCAAGCGCTTCGGGACAGCGGGCTGCCTCGGGGGCCGGCGAAAGGAACGCGGATGGGCGCCGCGCTCGGCACGTGCAACGGCGGCATATTATCGCTGGAAGCGCAATGGACGGTAACGGAGCTGGATGACGAGCGGACGGGGCGCTATCCGTTCTACCAGCAGGGGGACGACGTTGCGGATTATTTCCGGCTGAACGGACCCGTAACGACCATCCATACGGCTTGCGCGGCGAGCGGCAATGCCATCGGCTACGCGTACGACATGATTCGCTGGGGCTATGCGGATACCATGCTGGCCGGCGGTTCCGATCCTTTATCGCACGCGGTGTATGCCGGCTTCAACGTGCTGCGGGCATTAAATCCCGCGCCGGCTTCCCCGTTCGCCAGCCATTTCGGACTGAGCTTGGGCGAAGGAGCGGCGTTCGTCGTGCTGGAGCCGCTGGAGCGCGCGCTGGAACGGGGGGCGACGATCTATGCGGAGCTGTGCGGCTACGGGCTGAGCAACGATGCCTACCATGAGACGGCGCCCGACCCGGAAGGCCGGGGAATCGGGACGGCTGCCGCGATGGCTTTGCGCCATTCGGGTGTATCCCCATCGCAAATCGAATACATCAATGCGCACGGAACGGGTACGCAGGCTAACGATCAAGCGGAGATCAAAGGGCTGCGCAGCGTATTCGGGGAACGTTTGGACGGCATTCCGCTCAGCTCGAGCAAAGCGTATTTCGGCCATGCGCTCGGGGCTGCGGCCGTCATTGAATTGACCACCTCGCTGTATGCGATCCGACATGGCCTGCTGCCGGCGACGCTGCATTACGACGAGCCGAGGGCAGGCTGCGAAGGGCTGAACATCATCGCCAACGATATGGCCGAGGGCAAGCCGCGCTTCATCATGAACAACAATTCGGCATTCGGCGGCCATAATTCGTCCATCGTGGCCAAGACAAGCTTGGCTGACGATGAAGCGGCGGTCGTGTCTGCGTATAACCCGAAACGAAGGATCGGCATCGTCGGCATCGGTGCCGTTATCGGCAGCAGCGTGCGGCAAGGGAGCGTCTCCGACCCAATTCGCCGCGCCGACCAAGACGCGGCAGAGCTGCCGAAGGCGGGGGCATGCACGTTCTCGTTGAAGGCGTTCGATCCAAGCCGGTACGAACGGCGGATGAACCGGTTGTGCCAATTCAGCATCGGCGCGGTACGGACGGCGATCGCGGATGCGGGCTGGGCTGACGGCGGGCAGGCGCTCGACGGCCCGCCCGAGCGGGCGATCGGCTTTATCTGCGGCACCTCGCGGGGAAGCACCGATAGTATCGGCAAGTTTCTGAACAGCGTGTTCATGAACGGGCCGGAATTCGCGAGCAGCATTTATTTTCCGTATACGGTCATCAACTCGATCGCCGGCAAAACGGCGGAGAAGCTGGCGCTCGGCGGCTTCAGCAGCTCGCTCAGCAGCGGCGGGGCAGAAGGCATCATGGCCGCGGCTTATGCCTGCGGCAGCATTCGCAGCGGCGTGCACGACCGGTTCCTTATCGCCGCCGGCGAGGAACGGTCGGGCCTCTCGGAGCAGATCGACCGGGCCAAAGGCTTGACGGAGAGCCGCTTCCGCCCGCTCGAGGGCAGCGTTTGCCTGGCTTTGACGGATTTGGATGTCGCCTTGCAGGGCGGGCAGCCGGTCATGGCGGAACTGCAAGGCTTCGGCATGGCTTATGGAGAAGGTGCGCTGGCAGCCGCCATCGATGGCGCGCTGACGGAAGCGGGATTGCTGCCGGAGCAGGTCGAAGGCGTGCTGCTCGACGGTGCGGGCCGTCCGGGCGAGTGGGAAGCTCAGCTGCAGATCGTGCGCGCGCGGCTTGCGGGACCGGACATCCTGATCGAAAGCGTGAACGAGCGATACGGGTACGGCGAATCGGTCGGTTCCATGCTGGCGCTCGAAGCTGCCGCCGAATGGGTGAAACCCGGCGCGATGCGGCATGTGCTGGCCATAGGCATATCGGTGAACGGCAATGCGGCTGCCGCCGTAATCGGGGCGGTCGACAAACAATCAGATGAAGCGGAGGAGATCGCATGA
- a CDS encoding 3-oxoacyl-ACP reductase family protein, which yields MNNEDGALTLQNRVAVITGATRGIGRAVWERFAEAGATVIGVYARSGEIAAKLEAEMASRSIAGRFYRGSVDDPVFVRTLMRQVKAQFGRIDILVNNAGITRDNLAMRMTVEEWDAVLHTNLQGTLLCAAEAIPYMRQQGGGAVINVVSVSGLHGREAQVNYSTAKGAVVGLTKLLARRHAREGIRVNAVAPGMIATEMTEQIPPAKLDNFLHHTNLGRQGTADEIAAAILPLASGASGYLSGQVLRVDGGFLR from the coding sequence ATGAACAATGAAGACGGCGCGCTGACGCTTCAGAATCGGGTTGCCGTCATAACGGGGGCTACGCGGGGCATCGGAAGAGCGGTGTGGGAACGGTTCGCGGAAGCGGGAGCGACCGTTATCGGCGTCTATGCCAGGAGCGGGGAGATTGCGGCGAAGCTGGAGGCGGAGATGGCGTCGAGGTCGATTGCCGGCCGCTTCTATCGGGGCTCGGTGGATGACCCGGTCTTCGTAAGAACGCTAATGCGGCAGGTGAAGGCGCAGTTCGGGCGCATCGATATCCTGGTGAACAATGCCGGCATCACGCGGGATAATTTGGCCATGCGGATGACCGTCGAAGAATGGGATGCCGTGCTGCATACGAATTTGCAGGGCACCTTGCTGTGCGCCGCGGAAGCAATCCCGTACATGCGGCAGCAGGGCGGCGGCGCTGTCATTAATGTCGTTTCCGTCTCCGGCCTCCATGGCAGGGAAGCGCAGGTAAACTACAGCACGGCCAAAGGTGCCGTGGTCGGCCTGACGAAGCTGCTGGCCCGGCGTCATGCGCGGGAAGGCATCCGCGTCAACGCGGTAGCGCCCGGCATGATCGCCACCGAGATGACGGAGCAGATCCCTCCTGCCAAGCTGGATAATTTCCTCCATCACACGAATCTGGGACGCCAAGGCACGGCCGACGAGATCGCGGCCGCGATCCTTCCGCTAGCCAGCGGTGCATCGGGTTATCTGTCCGGGCAGGTATTGCGAGTGGACGGAGGTTTTCTGCGATGA